A part of Crassostrea angulata isolate pt1a10 chromosome 5, ASM2561291v2, whole genome shotgun sequence genomic DNA contains:
- the LOC128184891 gene encoding eosinophil peroxidase-like yields MEYCHLLMLLVSIMTTHVESVDEIDDIITEAIQKTYDEPLRKTCSRPEVSDIPDTGNGFAFLQQQRNDEDSIARDGYKFVNLIKNIIDRSGLSFTDLYGNYNYQKSFYTQLCDKTTPACDDYKRSKYRSANGVCNNLKNPTWGVALHEHARYLPAVYDDGYNIPRQTSKSGGQLPSPRVISNNVLSGDAETPADDKGNLMLFTFGQFIDHDLTFTPIAIGTDGEHLDCCGDDIADPECFGIEIPADDPRYSHTCMDFPRSIPAPFNSFCSIGYREQVNRLSSYIDGGMIYGDTKSFNENLSGKLGSLRTSEGDLLPDGGICNIHQAGDFCQLGGDERVNEAPSLSGLHVVFLRLHNIIAEGIRKVRNCRSHEIFLETKKIMGAIIQQITYGEYLPVLLGKQIRDDLDLDLQSRGFWRKYDPDVNPTVKNVVATAALRYGHSQIPPEFGYKTMQFATTQTFKTEDVLMDPHIVVTQGGSNIPDLARFLLDTPARKMDRQVEDAVRNELFRDVNGLTFDLMSFNIQRGRDHALPSYNAWREWCRLPVAQNFANLVDHSADVRTRLQNTYDDVNDVDVFVGGVTETPRDDALVGPLFECLLGRQFHDIKFGDRYWYETNGVEGFPRRQLQEIRKVTLSKILCETLGLEEIQKDALSLTSADNPLVTCSSLPFIDFSRWRHRTSNVGGWIWNRGAKGKDKDKGKGKKP; encoded by the exons ATGGAATACTGCCACCTGCTTATGTTGTTGGTGAGCATTATGACAACACATGTTGAAAGTGTCGACGAAATTGATGACATCATCACTGAGGCAATTCAAAAAACATACGACGAACCTCTGCGAAAAACCTGTTCAAGACCGGAAG TTTCTGATATACCTGACACTGGGAACGGATTCGCCTTTCTCCAGCAGCAAAGGAACGACGAGGACAGCATTGCTAGGGACGGTTATAAATTCGTCAACCTCATCAAGAACATTATCGAcag AAGTGGGCTCTCTTTCACTGATCTGTATGGAAACTACAATTATCAGAAATCGTTCTATACGCAGCTCTGCGATAAAACAACCCCTGCCTGTGATGACTACAAAAGATCAAAGTATAGAAGCGCCAATGGTGTTTGTAACAATCTCAAAAATCCAACATGGGGCGTGGCTCTACATGAGCATGCGCGGTATCTACCGGCTGTCTATGATGacg GATACAACATACCTCGCCAGACAAGTAAAAGTGGCGGACAGCTCCCGAGTCCACGAGTGATCAGTAACAATGTGTTGTCGGGGGACGCGGAAACCCCGGCCGACGACAAGGGGAACCTGATGCTGTTTACCTTTGGTCAGTTCATTGACCATGACCTGACTTTCACTCCTATAGCTATCG GAACGGACGGCGAACATTTAGATTGCTGCGGGGACGATATTGCAGA CCCAGAATGTTTTGGGATAGAGATTCCCGCCGACGACCCACGCTATAGCCACACCTGCATGGACTTTCCCCGGTCTATCCCGGCTCCTTTCAACAGTTTCTGCTCTATAG GTTACAGAGAACAAGTGAACCGTCTTTCTTCTTACATAGACGGAGGGATGATTTACGGCGACActaaatcatttaatgaaaacTTGAGTGGGAAATTGG GATCTCTCAGGACCTCGGAAGGCGATTTACTTCCTGATGGAGGCATTTGTAATATCCATCAAGCAGGCGATTTCTGCCAACTGGGAG GCGATGAAAGAGTGAATGAAGCACCGTCTTTGAGCGGACTCCATGTTGTATTCCTCCGCCTACACAATATCATAGCGGAAGGAATAAGAAAAGTAAGAAACTGCAGAAGTCACGAGATCTTCTTGGAGACGAAAAAAATTATGGGCGCCATTATTCAGCAAATTACCTATGGAGAATACCTTCCGGTCCTTTTGGGAAAACAAATAAGGGACGACCTCGACTTGGATTTACAATCACGTGGTTTTTGGAGAAAATATGACCCGGATGTGAACCCTACCGTGAAAAATGTCGTTGCCACAGCAGCACTCCGGTATGGACATTCACAG ATACCCCCTGAGTTTGGCTACAAGACTATGCAGTTTGCAACAACCCAAACTTTTAAAACGGAAGACGTTTTAATGGACCCCCACATTGTTGTCACGCAAGGCGGAAGCAACATTCCGGATTTGGCGCGCTTTTTATTAGATACTCCTGCTAGGAAAATGGACAG ACAAGTTGAGGATGCAGTTAGAAATGAACTTTTCCGTGACGTGAATGGATTAACCTTTGACCTCATGTCCTTTAACATCCAGAGAGGAAGGGACCATGCCCTGCCTTCCTACAATGCATGGCGAGAATGGTGTAGACTTCCGGTAGCCCAGAATTTTGCGAATTTAGTGGACCATAGCGCTGACGTCAGGACTAGACTACAAAATACTTATGA TGATGTTAATGACGTAGATGTGTTTGTGGGCGGAGTCACGGAGACACCACGTGATGACGCACTTGTCGGGCCTCTCTTCGAATGCCTGTTAGGGAGACAGTTCCATGACATTAAGTTCGGAGACCGATACTGGTACGAGACGAATGGCGTAGAGGGATTCCCACGAC gACAGTTACAAGAGATACGAAAAGTGACTTTATCCAAGATTCTGTGTGAAACCCTTGGTTTGGAGGAAATTCAGAAGGATGCTCTCTCTTTAACAAGTGCAGA caaTCCTTTAGTGACTTGTTCCTCCCTGCCATTCATCGACTTCTCTCGCTGGAGACACAGAACTTCCAACGTGGGTGGGTGGATATGGAATAGAGGAGCCAAAGGGAAGGACAAAGACAAAGGCAAGGGCAAGAAACCGTGA
- the LOC128182858 gene encoding uncharacterized protein LOC128182858, producing the protein MEKGRFEARLRSLLVDYLSSTNTRTMTPVRKHILQLVMFLYGDQNFDQLGRFSYSKNKEVADQQRRYVLFGFLFMEALKKHMVTETDLTTLQRMWGQHLLSLVNNEMTKTAEKYERILHNSEETIFNIKRFQRHLERTEGSESNTDLENLSIGHVTKIRVGSYRFRRPGLVERVTMSLKKKFGRGDSKDILMLKFHGIQ; encoded by the exons ATGGAAAAAGGAAGATTTGAGGCACGTTTGCGTTCACTGTTGGTGGACTACTTGTCCTCCACAAACACACGGACAATGACGCCCGTG AGGAAACACATTCTGCAGCTGGTGATGTTTCTGTATGGAGATCAGAATTTTGATCAACTTGGTAGATTTTCTTACTCCAAGAACAAAGAAGTTGCTG ATCAACAAAGGAGGTACGTTTTGTTCGGCTTTCTCTTCATGGAGGCGTTGAAGAAACACATGGTGACAGAGACCGACTTGACCACCCTCCAGAGAATGTGGGGGCAGCACCTCCTGTCCCTGGTCAACAATG AAATGACAAAGACAGCTGAAAAATACGAGAGAATTCTTCATAACAGCGAGGAGACAATCTTTAAC ATCAAAAGATTTCAGCGACATCTGGAAAGAACGGAAGGAAGCGAATCAAATACAGATCTAGAAAACCTATCCATTGGTCACGTGACAAAGATTAGAGTCGGCTCGTATCGCTTCAGAAGACCCGGATTGGTTGAAAGGGTTACAATGTCACTGAAGAAAAAGTTTGGCCGAGGAGATTCAAAAGACATTTTGATGCTGAAGTTCCATGGCATTCAGTAA
- the LOC128186330 gene encoding uncharacterized protein LOC128186330, translating to MEKAGFEGRLRSLLVDYLSSTNTRTMTPMRKHILQLVMFLYGEENFDQLGRFSYYKNKEVADQQRKYVLFGFLFMEALKKHTVTETDLTTLQRMWGQHLLSLVNNEMTKTAERYKRILHNSKETVFNIKRFQRHLERTKASEPNTESLSIGHVRKIKVGPFRFRRPRLLERVTMSLKKKFGRGDSKDFLMLKFHDIQ from the exons ATGGAGAAAGCAGGGTTCGAGGGTCGGTTGCGTTCACTGTTGGTGGACTACTTGTCCTCCACAAACACACGGACAATGACGCCCATG AGGAAACACATTCTGCAGCTGGTGATGTTTCTGTATGGAGAGGAGAATTTTGATCAACTTGGTAGATTCTCTTACTACAAGAACAAAGAAGTTGCTG atCAACAAAGGAAGTACGTTTTGTTCGGCTTTCTCTTCATGGAGGCGTTGAAGAAACACACGGTGACAGAGACCGACTTGACCACCCTCCAGAGAATGTGGGGGCAGCATCTCCTGTCCCTGGTCAACAACG AAATGACAAAGACAGCTGAAAGATACAAAAGAATTCTGCATAACAGCAAGGAGACAGTTTTTAAC ATCAAACGATTTCAGCGACATCTTGAAAGAACAAAAGCAAGCGAACCAAATACAGAGAGCCTATCCATTGGTCACGTGAGGAAGATTAAAGTCGGTCCTTTTCGCTTCAGAAGACCCAGATTGTTGGAGAGAGTCACAATGTCACTGAAGAAAAAGTTCGGCCGAGGAGATTCGAAAGACTTTTTGATGCTGAAGTTCCATGACATTCAGTAA